In Aspergillus nidulans FGSC A4 chromosome II, a single window of DNA contains:
- a CDS encoding splicing factor 3B subunit 5 family protein (transcript_id=CADANIAT00004589), with product MADKLRTLQNLEAQQARYIGTGHADTTKHEFLNNIVRDSYASYIGHPPLLGYMALGMGESREKVRAMMVEKMVRGVGAPPESSALRRETKGFDIRQDTFPPDEKRYGRFNQ from the exons ATGGCCGACAAGCTGCGCACCCTTCAAAATCTCGAAGCGCAACAAGCGCGCTACATTGGCACTGGACATGCCGACACAACCAAGCACGAGTTTCTGAACAACATCGTGCGCGATAGCTATGCCAGCTATATCGGGCACCCACCGCTGCTAGGGTACATGGCGCTGGGAATGGGCGAGAGCCGCGAAAAGGTGCGTGCTATGATGGTCGAGAAGATGGTCAGGGGGGTTGGGGCTCCGCCGGAG AGTAGCGCTCTGCGACGTGAAACGAAGGGTTTTGATATCCGGCAGGACACTTTCCCGCCCGATGAGAAGCGATATGGTCGGTTCAATCAATGA
- a CDS encoding uncharacterized protein (transcript_id=CADANIAT00004590) — protein sequence MASLQDSLLSLNATTWDAIPSDQSSLREYIIDLRAKARLITDSVPEPPPSDTISTLNDIKLKPSPARLGTKNESTLANQKQWSKPIVKPTPNKDNPLGIPVYKLSGTDGQGHWFGRRSVHKGLPYSVWEKKLSSEMAETLRTNQERVQKGQAPDMAVRGIGAQRGLETIEVKDEDGEELVGKVNVYHVSASFPKPTTSRDFVVMIVTWDKGFVEYKRDDGDVIQKEEREGRSWMMVSKPVEHPDAPEGDEYIRGQYESVEMIREILMDKDGSETDAESETNPVEWTMVTRSNPGGTIPRWMVEKGTPKSICTDAAKFLEWASQDPEAATKAREQAQSPAGSKTSQVDGTAASAAVGDSSDSDSSLSSEYEQEEHHGLIASVGHLLNAGLERYAPQAVLDYIPTQSRQSSSSHATPSSKSNIINEHTPEPQQAKHEDAHDHDDGLSQASITSSLRAEETTPGDMLDISAAEILQRNRKGKLSSHERQLAKLAQEKRSVEAQIQLVRSDIHALGLRAPDEQEVKKETTSARASVDKPGSPISPNSSTNKLTSDSTSSSSATKNRSRSGTPAPASDTPQMHKVASGLFREEAKLVRRLSKIERHQIKEAAKIEARHRKEAEKEDKARSRDETEVLKREVEHLKKECERLKGERKQWLSLIKALQAENTKLARQGNAAAIDGNTK from the coding sequence ATGGCATCCCTCCAAGACTCACTCCTATCCCTAAACGCAACAACCTGGGATGCTATCCCTAGCGACCAATCTTCGCTCCGAGAATACATCATTGACCTTCGAGCCAAAGCCCGTCTGATCACTGACTCCGTCCCTGAGCCCCCGCCCTCTGACACAATAAGCACCCTCAACGACATTAAATTAAAGCCCTCACCTGCACGCCTTGGCACAAAGAATGAGTCCACCCTCGCCAACCAAAAGCAATGGAGCAAACCGATCGTCAAACCAACGCCCAACAAAGACAATCCTCTCGGGATACCGGTTTATAAGCTATCCGGCACAGACGGCCAAGGGCACTGGTTTGGTCGGCGCAGCGTACACAAGGGTCTACCATACAGtgtgtgggagaagaaactgtCGAGCGAGATGGCAGAGACATTGAGAACGAACCAGGAACGTGTCCAGAAGGGGCAGGCACCTGACATGGCGGTTCGGGGAATTGGTGCGCAGCGGGGGCTTGAAACGATTGAGgtcaaggatgaggatggggaggagcTTGTTGGGAAGGTGAATGTTTACCATGTAAGTGCGTCGTTTCCGAAACCGACGACAAGCCGAGATTTCGTGGTTATGATCGTTACGTGGGATAAGGGGTTTGTGGAGTATAAGAGGGACGATGGGGATGTGATAcaaaaggaggagagagaaggCCGCAGTTGGATGATGGTTTCGAAGCCTGTCGAGCATCCGGATGCACCCGAGGGAGACGAATATATTCGTGGACAGTATGAGTCGGTTGAGATGATCAGAGAGATTTTGATGGACAAGGATGGTTCTGAGACAGATGCTGAATCTGAGACTAACCCTGTCGAGTGGACCATGGTGACGAGAAGTAACCCCGGGGGTACGATCCCGCGGTGgatggtcgagaagggaACTCCGAAAAGCATTTGCACAGATGCAGCCAAGTTCCTAGAGTGGGCGAGTCAGGATCCCGAGGCCGCTACAAAAGCGCGGGAGCAGGCACAAAGCCCTGCTGGATCTAAGACCAGCCAGGTGGATGGGACAGCTGCGAGTGCGGCTGTTGGTGATTCATCAGACAGTGATAGCAGTTTGAGCTCTGAGTACGAGCAGGAAGAGCATCACGGCCTCATCGCGAGCGTGGGTCATCTTCTCAACGCCGGTCTGGAGCGCTACGCGCCACAAGCTGTCTTAGATTACATACCTACGCAGTCACGGCAGTCATCATCGAGCCATGCGACGCCAAGTTCGAAATCGAACATAATCAACGAACATACTCCTGAACCTCAACAAGCAAAACACGAAGACGCCCATGACCACGACGACGGCCTCTCGCAAGCATCCATcacctcctccctccgcGCAGAAGAAACAACCCCCGGCGACATGCTCGACATCTCCGCAGCCGAAATACTTCAGCGAAATCGCAAGGGCAAGCTCTCCTCGCATGAGCGGCAACTCGCCAAACTGGCCCAGGAGAAACGCAGCGTCGAGGCCCAGATCCAGCTCGTCCGATCAGACATCCACGCTCTCGGCCTGCGTGCCCCAGATGAGCAAGAAGTCAAGAAAGAGACAACATCTGCGCGGGCCTCAGTAGACAAGCCTGGCAGTCCAATAAGTCccaacagcagcaccaaCAAACTCACCTCCGACAGCACATCAAGCAGCAGCGCCACCAAAAACCGTAGCCGCTCTGGCACGCCGGCCCCCGCATCCGATACGCCACAGATGCATAAAGTCGCCTCCGGCCTCTTCCgggaagaagccaagctcGTCCGTCGCCTTTCCAAGATTGAGCGGCACCAGATCAAAGAGGCGGCTAAGATTGAGGCGAGGCATCGGAAagaagcggagaaggaggataaggCACGATCGCGCGACGAGACAGAAGTTTTGAAGAGGGAGGTTGAGCACCTGAAGAAAGAGTGCGAGAGATTGAAGGGTGAGCGGAAGCAGTGGCTTAGCCTTATCAAGGCGTTGCAGGCGGAGAACACGAAATTGGCGAGGCAGGGAAATGCGGCAGCGATAGATGGGAATACAAAGTAA
- a CDS encoding uncharacterized protein (transcript_id=CADANIAT00004591), whose translation MPTVLLPSSAAAFAPRSSPNVVLNSRIEPWLTAALKRVNRVKRPLNNVAQHTRCLTETLSSANAIWNLCSMMLPKAPESDLRKDENPLVEAIFNYQMIHIEAYVVHVDMVSQNEVAFKLTPETIEALVEHHKEVYSIDAAANTWDWAEKDNQLKKLQEEFIQAANKFVYRTSAQALEGLEEDGAGELLGGRSEDAKSAIFALFVPLLPPPPRVVDVLRSTPLLPSSTGPETWWHDSMQQPVSMDSWKVLPSSPAPVTTADANSSMWTGLNGMSDMQMVSTAPTTSAYSQAYTTSPYNTLQYYSAAATSAALAALPLPSMLVQPCSTAANMTGFGWGDRYQDLALPYGTTM comes from the coding sequence ATGCCGACCGTCTTACTGCCATCATCGGCCGCTGCTTTTGCGCCGCGGTCGTCGCCTAACGTGGTGCTGAATTCTCGGATCGAGCCCTGGCTCACGGCCGCCTTGAAACGAGTAAACCGGGTGAAGCGACCTTTGAATAACGTCGCGCAGCATACGAGGTGTCTGACCGAGACTCTTTCGTCGGCGAACGCCATCTGGAATCTCTGCTCGATGATGCTGCCCAAAGCTCCGGAGTCCGATCTGCGCAAGGACGAGAACCCTCTCGTAGAGGCCATATTCAACTACCAGATGATTCATATTGAAGCATACGTGGTACATGTTGATATGGTATCTCAGAACGAGGTCGCGTTCAAACTCACGCCAGAGACGATCGAGGCGCTTGTCGAACATCACAAGGAGGTCTACTCGATTGACGCCGCCGCTAATACATGGGACTGGGCTGAGAAGGACAatcagctgaagaagctgcaggaggaatTTATCCAGGCAGCCAACAAGTTTGTTTACCGCACCAGCGCTCAAGCTCTTGAGGGGctagaggaagatggcgcgGGAGAGCTGCTTGGTGGTAGGAGTGAGGATGCGAAGAGCGCGATCTTTGCTCTGTTCGTCCCCCTGctcccgccgcctcctcgcgTAGTTGATGTCCTTCGTTCTACACCGTTGCTTCCCAGCTCGACAGGACCCGAGACCTGGTGGCATGACTCGATGCAACAGCCGGTATCAATGGACTCATGGAAAGTACTGCCATCCAGCCCAGCACCTGTTACAACTGCGGATGCAAACTCGAGTATGTGGACTGGGCTGAATGGTATGTCTGACATGCAGATGGTCTCCACGGCTCCTACGACATCGGCCTATAGTCAAGCCTATACCACATCGCCTTACAATACCCTGCAGTACTACAGCGCCGCAGCCACATCGGCCGCGCTGGCAGCGCTCCCACTGCCGAGTATGCTCGTTCAGCCCTGCAGCACAGCGGCGAACATGACGGGCTTTGGGTGGGGCGACCGCTATCAGGATCTTGCGTTGCCGTACGGCACGACAATGTAA
- a CDS encoding uncharacterized protein (transcript_id=CADANIAT00004592), translating to MSRCKFATVAARNGSIQTGTSGSYPRCDIAQSSEPYIDMTLMSANKVGKLKAKTLCTNRRRVQNLHRHAMTGHLDPLKSEIRHPQNLGLSVHCHGNRYSQFRQAAMSGIGKRAE from the coding sequence ATGTCAAGATGCAAGTTTGCAACAGTTGCAGCCAGGAATGGCTCTATCCAGACTGGTACTTCTGGTAGCTATCCAAGGTGTGATATTGCCCAGTCTTCAGAACCCTATATAGATATGACGCTGATGAGTGCCAATAAGGTTGGAAAACTGAAAGCTAAGACCCTTTGCACGAACCGCAGACGGGTCCAGAATCTCCACAGACACGCAATGACAGGGCACTTAGACCCTCTTAAATCAGAGATACGACACCCGCAAAATCTAGGTTTGTCGGTTCATTGCCACGGGAACCGGTATTCGCAATTCCGCCAGGCCGCTATGTCAGGAATTGGAAAAAGAGCCGAGTAA
- a CDS encoding uncharacterized protein (transcript_id=CADANIAT00004593), whose translation MDQLPLSPPAESASSADTGLVPLDSPIRTTPIHELLPDIRVPSSPHQPHRYNPVTCAPIDADDKRVRSEIDQLRKDFPTPDAALQAQEQAARELRQKLDDAEKKREEVQRAMDKKIKERNTELKVLEKFQDGKGPALAAP comes from the coding sequence ATGGACCAGCTacctctttcccctcctgCTGAGTCGGCTTCTTCCGCCGACACCGGCCTTGTTCCGCTAGACTCTCCCATCCGCACAACCCCAATCCACGAGCTCCTCCCGGACATCCGCGTTCCCAGCTCACCTCACCAACCACACCGGTACAACCCGGTAACCTGTGCACCGATTGACGCAGATGACAAGCGCGTGAGATCCGAGATCGACCAACTGCGGAAGGACTTTCCAACACCAGATGCTGCGCTGcaggcccaggaacaggcTGCGCGCGAGTTGAGACAGAAACTAGacgatgcggagaagaagcgcgaggAGGTGCAGAGGGCTATGGataagaagatcaaggagagGAATACGGAGTTGAAGGTTTTAGAGAAGTTTCAGGATGGGAAGGGGCCAGCGCTTGCTGCTCCTTAA
- a CDS encoding ribosomal 40S subunit protein S3 (transcript_id=CADANIAT00004594) — protein MAAVQGAISKRRKFVADGVFYAELNEFFQRELAEEGYSGVEVRVTPTVTDISTTHTQEVLGEQGRRIRELTSLIQKRFKFPENSVSLYAAKVQNRGLSAVAQCESLRYKLLNGLAVRRACYGVLRFIMESGAKGCEVVVSGKLRAARAKSMKFTDGFMIHSGQPAKEFIDSATRHVLLRQGVLGIKVKIMRGSDPEGKAGPQKTLPDSVTIIEPKEEQPVLQPISQDYGAKAIAAQQAAEQQRLAEQQAAEGQEGGAAETYAQE, from the exons ATGGCTGCTGTCCAGGGAGCTATTTCGAAGCGCAGAAAGTTCGTCGCCGACGGTGTCTTCTATGCCGAGTTGAACGAGTTCTTCCAGCGCGAGCTGGCTGAGGAGGGCTACTCCGGTGTTGAAGTCCGTGTCACTCCCACCGTCACCGACATCAGTAC CACCCACACTCAGGAGGTTCTTGGAGAGCAGGGTCGCCGCATCCGTGAGCTCACCTCCCTGATTCAGAAGCGCTTCAAGTTCCCCGAGAACTCCGTTTCCCTCTATGCCGCCAAGGTCCAGAACCGCGGTCTCTCCGCTGTCGCTCAGTGCGAATCCCTCCGCTACAAGCTCCTCAACGGTCTGGCCGTCCGTCGTGCCTGCTACGGTGTTCTCCGCTTTATCATGGAGAGCGGTGCTAAGGGTTGTGAGGTTGTCGTTTCCGGAAAGCTCCGTGCTGCCCGTGCCAAGTCCATGAAATTCACT GACGGTTTCATGATTCACTCCGGTCAACCCGCTAAGGAGTTCATCGACTCGGCCACTCGTCACGTTCTCCTCCGCCAGGGTGTCCTTGgtatcaaggtcaagatcaTGCGCGGCTCCGACCCTGAGGGCAAGGCCGGTCCTCAGAAGACCCTTCCTGACTCTGTCACCATCATTGAGCCCAAGGAGGAACAGCCCGTTCTCCAGCCTATCAGCCAGGACTACGGTGCCAAGGCTATCGCCGCCCAGCAGGCTGCTGAGCAGCAGCGTCTGGCTGAACAACAGGCCGCGGAAGGCCAGGAGGGCGGTGCAGCTGAGACTTACGCGCAGGAGTAA
- a CDS encoding phenylalanine--tRNA ligase subunit beta (transcript_id=CADANIAT00004595), whose translation MPTISVDKAALFKELGREYTTEEFDELCFEFGIELDEDTTNSDRPIVDGVQEPPQLKIEIPANRYDLLCFEGIALMLNIFLGRKPLPKYRLVEPPSGELQKIIVKEDTSKIRPLVSGAILRNVTFDKARYESFIALQDKLHQNLARQRTLVSIGTHDLDTIKGPFSYEALPPKDIRFVPLNQTKEMDGEELMAFYDKDKHLGRYLHIIRDSPVYPVIYDANRTVCSLPPIINGEHSKITLNTKNVFIEITALDKTKVEIVNKIMVSMFSQYTSEPFTVEPVQIISEHNNETRVTPDIAPRTTQAEVSYINQCCGLQLSAEEICRLLTKMAYEATPSSTSPDLIDVHIPPTRADILHQADIMEDVAIAYGFNNLPRSFPSKSGTVAQPLPINKLSDIIRTEAAMAGWSEVLPLILCSHDENFAWLNRKDDGNTAVKLANPKTQEFQVVRTSLLPGLLKTIRENKSHSVPMKIFEVSDVAFKDLSMERKSRNERHFAAAWYSKTSGFEVVHGLLDRIMSMLKSAFIIGEEGLENAAVKDSQYWIEELDDPTYFHGHSASIHVRIAGKDHTIGTFGILHPTVLENYGLKYPVSTLEINIETFL comes from the exons ATGCCTACCATTTCGGTCGACAAGGCCGCGCTTTTCAAGGAGCTCGGCAGAGA ATATACCACTGAGGAATTCGATGAACTGTGCTTCGAGTTCG GCATTGAGCTCGACGAAGAT ACAACGAATTCGGACCGTCCGATTGTCGATGGCGTGCAGGAACCACCCCAACTCAAAATTGAAATCCCCGCCAACCG ATATGACTTGCTGTGTTTCGAGGGAATTGCCCTCATGCTCAACATATTCCTGGGACGGAAACCTCTTCCTAAATACAGATTGGTTGAGCCCCCAAGCGGAGAGCTCCAAAAGATCATTGTGAAGGAGGAC ACTTCGAAGATCAGACCCTTGGTGTCGGGCGCCATCCTCCGAAATGTCACCTTTGATAAGGCTCGTTACGAATCTTTCATCGCTCTGCAAGACAAACTCCACCAGAATTTGGCGAGGCAAAGGACACTCGTCTCCATTGGTACTCATGACTTGGACACTATCAAGGGCCCGTTCAGCTATGAGGCTCTGCCGCCTAAAGACATTCGCTTTGTGCCTCTTAACCAAACAAAGGAGATGGACGGAGAGGAGCTCATGGCCTTCTACGAT AAAGACAAGCATCTAGGCAGATATCTCCACATCATCCGCGATTCCCCGGTTTACCCAGTCATCTACGACGCCAACAGAACCGTCTGCTCTCTCCCCCCAATTATCAACGGAGAGCACTCGAAGATTACGCTAAACACTAAGAATGTTTTTATTGAGATTACAGCGCTCGATAAGACAAAAGTGGAAATTGTGAACAAAATCATGGTTTCGATGTTCTCGCAGTACACATCCGAGCCCTTCAC GGTTGAGCCTGTCCAGATTATCTCTGAGCACAACAACGAGACGAGAGTCACTCCTGACATTGCACCTCGAACTACACAGGCCGAAGTCTCGTATATCAACCAGTGTTGTGGCTTGCAGCTCTCTGCGGAGGAGATTTGTAGACTCCTGACGAAGATGGCATATGAAGCGACACCGTCTAGTACTTCTCCTGACTTAATCGACGTTCACATTCCCCCAACACGTGCAGATATCCTTCATCAAGCAGATATCATGGAGGATGTTGCGATTGCCTACGGCTTTAACAATCTCCCCCGGTCCTTCCCAAGCAAGTCAGGCACGGTTGCTCAGCCGTTACCGATCAACAAGCTTTCCGACATCATTCGCACAGAGGCCGCAATGGCGGGTTGGTCCGAGGTGCTGCCTCTGATCTTGTGCTCCCATGACGAGAACTTTGCCTGGCTTAACCGCAAGGACGACGGCAACACAGCCGTCAAGCTGGCGAACCCCAAGACACAGGAGTTCCAGGTCGTGCGCACAAGTCTTCTTCCCGGTCTTTTGAAGACTATCCGCGAGAACAAGTCTCACTCAGTGCCCATGAAGATCTTCGAGGTCAGCGATGTCGCCTTCAAGGATCTATCGATGGAGCGTAAGAGTCGAAACGAAAGACACTTTGCTGCCGCATGGTACAGCAAAACTAGCGGCTTCGAGGTCGTACACGGTTTGCTTGACCGCATCATGTCAATGCTGAAGTCCGCTTTCATCATCGGCGAAGAGGGCCTGGAGAACGCCGCAGTCAAGGACTCGCAGTACTGgatcgaagagctggacg ACCCAACTTATTTCCACGGTCACTCGGCCTCTATCCACGTTCGCATTGCCGGCAAAGACCACACCATCGGTACTTTTGGTATTCTGCATCCCACTGTGCTGGAGAACTACGGTCTGAAATACCCCGTCAGCACGCTTGAAATCAATATCGAAACATTCCTATGA